A region of Candidatus Krumholzibacteriia bacterium DNA encodes the following proteins:
- the larC gene encoding nickel pincer cofactor biosynthesis protein LarC has translation MKWLVFDCPSGIAGDMTLGALVDLGVPLEVLRGALATLPLSGYQLRQTAELRHGIAATQVHVDIEAEHGHAHRHLHDVLGILRAGRLSPRALDWACKVFEHLARAEASVHRTTMEEVHFHEVGAIDAIVDIAGSCAGIDWLCTQHGIEGFRVSQIRVGRGVTRTEHGPMPVPPPAVLQLLRGFPLQFTSTEGERVTPTGAALLAAFATPLGDTAIRVEATGYGAGTFRFDDAPNVLRLLLCAPAPVPQRPAAPERERGAVAGHDAGSVSVVTTTIDDMVPEFFGHVMEKLFAAGALDVYYTPVFMKKGRPATQVTVIAEPAESRRLAEVLLHESSTLGVRIAQEERLELPRRLATVHTAYGPIQVKVAVRPDGTLRAVPEYESVRSAAAAAGVPLGDVYRAALQAEWDGESGS, from the coding sequence ATGAAGTGGTTGGTCTTCGACTGCCCCTCCGGCATCGCCGGGGACATGACGCTGGGTGCCTTGGTCGACCTCGGCGTGCCTCTCGAGGTGTTGCGCGGGGCGCTCGCGACACTGCCACTCTCGGGATACCAGCTGCGGCAGACGGCGGAGCTGCGTCACGGCATCGCGGCGACGCAAGTACACGTCGACATCGAGGCGGAGCACGGCCACGCGCACCGGCACCTCCACGACGTGCTGGGCATCCTGCGCGCCGGCCGCCTGTCGCCCCGCGCTCTGGACTGGGCTTGCAAGGTCTTCGAGCACCTGGCCCGCGCCGAGGCCTCGGTGCATCGCACCACCATGGAAGAAGTGCACTTCCACGAGGTGGGGGCGATCGACGCCATCGTCGACATCGCCGGTTCCTGCGCCGGCATCGACTGGTTGTGCACGCAGCACGGCATCGAGGGCTTCCGCGTCTCGCAGATCCGCGTCGGCCGCGGAGTCACCCGCACCGAGCACGGCCCGATGCCGGTGCCGCCGCCGGCGGTGCTGCAGCTGCTGCGCGGCTTTCCCCTGCAGTTCACCAGCACCGAGGGCGAGCGGGTGACGCCGACGGGCGCGGCCCTGCTCGCCGCGTTCGCCACGCCGCTCGGCGATACGGCCATCCGGGTCGAGGCGACGGGCTACGGTGCCGGAACCTTCCGCTTCGACGACGCCCCCAACGTCCTGCGCCTCCTCCTCTGCGCGCCGGCCCCGGTGCCGCAGCGGCCGGCGGCGCCGGAGCGGGAGCGCGGCGCGGTCGCTGGCCACGATGCCGGCAGCGTGAGCGTGGTCACGACCACTATCGACGACATGGTGCCGGAGTTCTTCGGCCACGTGATGGAAAAGCTCTTCGCCGCCGGCGCGCTCGATGTGTACTACACCCCGGTCTTCATGAAGAAGGGGCGCCCGGCGACGCAGGTCACGGTGATCGCCGAGCCGGCGGAGAGCCGGCGTCTGGCCGAAGTGCTGCTGCACGAGAGCAGCACCCTCGGCGTGCGCATCGCGCAGGAGGAGCGCCTCGAGCTGCCGCGGCGGCTGGCGACGGTGCACACCGCCTATGGGCCGATCCAGGTGAAGGTGGCAGTCCGCCCCGATGGCACGCTCCGCGCGGTGCCGGAGTACGAGAGCGTGCGCAGCGCCGCAGCCGCCGCCGGCGTGCCGCTCGGCGATGTCTACCGCGCGGCCCTGCAGGCAGAGTGGGACGGCGAGAGCGGGTCGTAG
- the larB gene encoding nickel pincer cofactor biosynthesis protein LarB gives MHEAELQELLEGVRTGKVSSADALARLRDLPFADLGIARVDHHRQLRLGFPEVILCEGKTAEEVATIAAHMAERGSGVLGTRCTPEVFAAVERRLPQALYNSRGRTFRLPPARPRRLQGRVAVVTAGTSDLLVAEEALETLRATGVEAHTLYDVGVAGLHRLLASRELLEASDILIVIAGMEGALASVVAGITGKPTIAVPTSVGYGASFGGLAALLGMLNSCAVGVTVVNIDNGFGAAAAAAVFLGKLRGEATS, from the coding sequence ATGCATGAGGCGGAGCTGCAGGAACTGCTGGAAGGCGTGCGCACCGGCAAGGTCTCGAGCGCCGACGCTCTCGCCCGCTTGCGCGACCTGCCTTTCGCCGACCTCGGCATCGCCCGCGTCGACCATCACCGGCAGCTGCGCCTCGGCTTCCCCGAGGTCATCCTCTGCGAGGGCAAGACGGCGGAAGAGGTGGCGACCATCGCGGCCCACATGGCAGAGCGTGGCAGCGGCGTGCTGGGCACGCGCTGCACGCCCGAGGTCTTTGCCGCGGTGGAGCGGCGGCTGCCGCAAGCGCTCTACAACAGCCGCGGCCGCACCTTCCGCCTGCCGCCGGCGCGGCCGCGCCGGTTGCAGGGCCGGGTCGCCGTGGTGACGGCGGGGACGTCGGACCTGCTGGTGGCCGAGGAGGCCCTGGAAACGCTGCGTGCCACCGGGGTGGAAGCGCACACCCTGTACGACGTCGGCGTCGCTGGCCTGCACCGCTTGCTCGCCAGCCGCGAGCTCCTGGAAGCGAGCGACATCCTCATCGTCATCGCCGGGATGGAAGGGGCGCTGGCCAGCGTCGTCGCCGGCATCACCGGCAAGCCCACCATCGCCGTGCCCACCAGCGTCGGGTACGGGGCCAGCTTCGGCGGCCTGGCGGCTCTCCTCGGCATGCTCAACAGCTGCGCCGTGGGCGTGACCGTGGTGAACATCGACAACGGCTTCGGCGCCGCGGCGGCGGCGGCGGTGTTCCTCGGCAAGCTGCGCGGCGAGGCGACGTCATGA
- the dusB gene encoding tRNA dihydrouridine synthase DusB, producing the protein MELLQRRLRQRLVALAPVASITNSIYRRICKRYGADYAVTELVSSDALSRDSLRSYELARFTEAERPVAVQIFGGDAELMGRAAGLVAELRPDAIDINMGCPARKVVRNAGGSDLLRDLPRLAQVVRAVVRQAPVPVSVKIRAGWDESSINAVEAARIIEAEGAQWITVHPRTRKQGFGGAARWEIIAAVKQAVRIPVIGNGDIMGPQDALRMFASTGCDSVMIGRGSFGYPWIFAQVKELLAGGEPRLPAVQERVAMALENLRLELEEARMDPVHVVRRMRKHLAWYVADLPGSKELRPLVFTADTYEQVEAVLRRFEALAGVEAGRERSVFFEGISCDA; encoded by the coding sequence ATGGAACTGTTGCAACGGCGGCTGCGGCAGCGGCTGGTGGCACTGGCCCCGGTGGCGAGCATCACCAACAGCATCTACCGGCGGATCTGCAAGCGTTACGGCGCCGACTACGCCGTCACCGAGCTGGTGTCGAGCGACGCCTTGAGCCGCGACAGCCTGCGGAGCTACGAGCTGGCGCGCTTCACCGAGGCCGAGCGCCCGGTGGCGGTGCAGATCTTCGGCGGCGACGCGGAGCTCATGGGGCGCGCCGCCGGGCTCGTGGCCGAGCTGCGCCCCGACGCCATCGACATCAACATGGGCTGTCCGGCGCGCAAGGTCGTGCGCAACGCCGGCGGCTCCGACTTGCTGCGCGACCTGCCACGCCTGGCGCAGGTGGTGCGCGCGGTGGTCCGCCAGGCGCCGGTGCCGGTGTCGGTGAAGATCCGCGCCGGCTGGGACGAGAGCTCGATCAACGCCGTCGAAGCGGCGCGCATCATCGAGGCCGAGGGGGCGCAGTGGATCACGGTGCACCCGCGGACCCGCAAGCAAGGCTTCGGCGGCGCGGCGCGCTGGGAGATCATCGCCGCCGTCAAGCAGGCGGTACGCATTCCGGTCATCGGCAACGGCGACATCATGGGCCCGCAGGATGCGCTGCGCATGTTCGCCAGCACCGGCTGCGATTCCGTGATGATCGGCCGCGGCAGCTTCGGGTACCCCTGGATCTTCGCGCAGGTGAAGGAGCTGCTGGCGGGAGGCGAGCCCCGCCTGCCGGCGGTCCAGGAGCGTGTGGCGATGGCGCTGGAGAACCTGCGGCTGGAACTGGAAGAAGCCCGCATGGATCCGGTGCACGTCGTGCGCCGCATGCGCAAGCACCTGGCCTGGTACGTCGCCGATCTCCCAGGCTCCAAGGAGCTGCGACCGCTCGTCTTCACCGCTGACACCTACGAGCAGGTGGAAGCCGTGCTGCGGCGCTTCGAGGCGCTGGCAGGGGTCGAGGCGGGCCGGGAGCGCAGCGTCTTCTTCGAGGGGATCAGCTGCGATGCATGA
- a CDS encoding S41 family peptidase — protein MSARKRWIAGLLAGVTIVWLANGLSADNRRSTSDQAKVMESLDLFTRVFEKITTYYVDEGVDPNDLVHRAIEGMLQGLDPHSQFLDTTMYDDLMTSTQGSFGGLGIEISVRDKYPTVVSPIEGTPAYSQGVQGGDQIIEIEGEDTYSWTMAKAISKLRGPKGTEVHFKVRREGAEQPIDFSVVRDIIEIESVRYAFKIGDIGYVRAVNFAQDTAEELQARLTELEAQGIKGLILDLRYNPGGLLRAARDVSQLFLESGKKIVMTRGRTPRQNSDYYSTQPANKTFGRDYPVVVLINEGSASASEIVAGALQDWDAALIVGETSFGKGSVQTVYPLSDTEALKLTTAKYYTPSGRCIHRDERDHEREEVEVSEAGAEGEGEEHATATRPPILQQDDRSTKSEAPDTTTTFRTVGGRPVKGGGGIVPDLVLTQPNLSDFAVDLERKNLFFKYAIKHVSRHPKSTSTAVTPAMIEEFKKMLTEDKVDYAPAVFQENSEYIERGLRRELTRRLHGTKAAYLVSIEGDEQLKKALDLFAHGHTMKEFYVLSPEEVRAVPTDRIKQLLATP, from the coding sequence TTGAGCGCACGGAAACGTTGGATCGCCGGCCTCCTCGCCGGCGTCACAATCGTCTGGCTTGCCAACGGGCTCAGCGCTGACAACCGCCGCTCCACCTCGGACCAGGCGAAGGTGATGGAGAGCTTGGATCTCTTCACCCGGGTGTTCGAAAAGATCACCACCTATTACGTCGACGAGGGCGTCGATCCGAACGATCTCGTGCACCGCGCCATCGAGGGGATGCTGCAGGGCCTCGACCCGCACAGCCAGTTCCTCGACACCACGATGTACGACGACCTCATGACCTCGACGCAGGGGTCGTTCGGCGGGCTCGGCATCGAGATTTCCGTGCGCGACAAGTACCCCACTGTGGTGTCGCCGATCGAAGGCACCCCCGCCTACAGTCAGGGAGTGCAGGGCGGCGACCAGATCATCGAGATCGAAGGCGAAGACACCTACAGCTGGACGATGGCGAAGGCCATCTCCAAGCTGCGCGGCCCCAAGGGCACGGAGGTCCATTTCAAGGTGCGCCGGGAGGGCGCGGAGCAACCCATCGACTTCTCCGTGGTCCGCGACATCATCGAGATCGAGAGCGTGCGTTACGCCTTCAAGATCGGCGACATCGGCTACGTGCGGGCGGTGAACTTCGCCCAGGACACGGCGGAGGAGCTGCAAGCGCGCCTGACGGAGCTGGAGGCCCAAGGGATCAAGGGTCTCATCCTCGACCTGCGCTACAACCCCGGCGGTCTCCTGCGGGCGGCGCGCGACGTGTCGCAGCTCTTTCTGGAGTCGGGAAAGAAGATTGTCATGACCCGCGGGCGGACGCCGCGGCAGAACTCGGATTACTACTCCACCCAACCGGCGAACAAGACCTTCGGTAGGGATTATCCCGTGGTGGTCCTGATCAACGAAGGCAGCGCCAGCGCCTCGGAGATCGTGGCGGGCGCCCTGCAGGACTGGGACGCGGCACTCATCGTGGGCGAGACCTCCTTCGGCAAGGGCTCGGTACAGACGGTCTACCCCCTGTCCGATACGGAGGCGTTGAAGCTGACCACGGCGAAGTACTACACGCCCAGCGGTCGCTGCATCCACCGGGACGAGCGCGACCACGAGCGCGAGGAAGTCGAGGTGTCCGAGGCTGGGGCGGAGGGCGAAGGCGAGGAGCACGCCACCGCGACCCGCCCGCCGATCCTGCAGCAGGACGACCGCTCGACGAAGAGCGAGGCGCCGGACACCACCACCACCTTCCGTACCGTGGGCGGGCGTCCGGTGAAGGGCGGCGGCGGCATCGTTCCCGATCTGGTGCTGACGCAGCCCAATCTCTCGGATTTCGCCGTCGACCTGGAGCGCAAGAACCTCTTCTTCAAGTACGCCATCAAGCACGTGTCGCGGCATCCGAAGTCCACCAGCACCGCGGTGACTCCTGCCATGATCGAGGAGTTCAAGAAGATGCTGACGGAGGACAAGGTCGACTACGCCCCGGCGGTCTTCCAGGAGAACTCCGAGTACATCGAGCGCGGCTTGCGGCGCGAGTTGACCCGCCGGCTGCACGGCACCAAGGCGGCCTATCTGGTGTCCATCGAGGGTGACGAGCAGCTGAAGAAGGCTCTCGACCTCTTCGCCCACGGTCACACGATGAAGGAGTTCTACGTCCTCAGCCCCGAGGAAGTCCGGGCGGTGCCGACGGATCGCATCAAGCAACTGCTGGCGACGCCGTGA
- a CDS encoding CDP-alcohol phosphatidyltransferase family protein, which translates to MHKALWQERARALAAPLVEVLARAGITPTAVTLVGLVLNVAAGVWIGLGHTLLGGVVLLVASICDGLDGGLARRTGRVTRFGAFLDSTIDRIDETVVLAGIAAYFFQRDGIAGGLWGVAVLLALGGSLITSYTRARAEGLGLECKVGWFERPERLAVTILGLLLGYRALIGATAILVLFSWATVVQRIRHVQRLTASRGAEVGAGARSELPSSP; encoded by the coding sequence GTGCACAAGGCGCTGTGGCAGGAACGGGCGCGCGCTCTCGCGGCACCGCTGGTCGAAGTGCTGGCCCGCGCCGGCATCACACCCACCGCGGTCACCCTGGTCGGGCTCGTGCTCAACGTCGCCGCCGGCGTGTGGATCGGGCTCGGCCACACCCTCCTCGGCGGCGTGGTCCTCCTGGTGGCGTCCATCTGCGATGGTCTGGACGGCGGGCTCGCCCGGCGCACTGGTCGAGTGACCCGCTTCGGCGCTTTCCTCGACTCCACCATCGACCGCATCGACGAAACCGTGGTACTCGCCGGCATCGCGGCGTACTTCTTTCAGCGCGACGGCATAGCGGGTGGTCTGTGGGGCGTGGCCGTCCTCCTGGCCCTGGGCGGCTCGCTCATCACCAGCTACACCCGCGCCCGCGCCGAGGGTCTAGGGCTGGAGTGCAAGGTGGGGTGGTTCGAGCGGCCCGAGCGTCTCGCCGTCACCATCCTCGGGCTCCTCCTCGGCTACCGCGCCCTCATAGGGGCGACGGCGATCCTGGTGTTGTTCTCCTGGGCCACCGTCGTGCAGCGCATCCGCCACGTGCAGCGCCTGACCGCCTCGAGAGGCGCGGAGGTAGGGGCCGGGGCGCGGTCCGAGCTCCCCAGCTCTCCTTAA
- a CDS encoding NAD+ synthase, protein MVHRLRRGYRQRRLDVALLRKVLVAFIHEEVHKVGMRRAVLGVSGGVDSALVATLAAEALGPEEVCGILMPYRTSNPRSSADAETVVRHTGIRSLRLDISAQIDAYFAGHPDATALQRGNKMARERMSILYDRSAALGALVLGTSNKTELFLGYGTIHGDLASAINPIGDLYKTQVWALAAAMGVPAAIVDKHPTADLWEGQTDESELGFTYDEVDELLHFMVERRYRHTELVELGFAPAFVTRVEELVTRSQYKRRMPLIAKVSGRSITHDFRYPRDWKR, encoded by the coding sequence ATGGTGCACCGCCTGCGCCGGGGCTACCGGCAGCGCCGGCTCGACGTCGCTCTCCTGCGCAAGGTGCTCGTCGCTTTCATCCACGAGGAAGTGCACAAAGTCGGCATGCGGCGCGCCGTGCTCGGCGTTTCCGGCGGCGTCGACTCGGCTCTGGTGGCCACCCTGGCGGCGGAGGCCCTGGGCCCGGAGGAAGTCTGTGGCATCCTCATGCCCTACCGCACTTCCAATCCGCGGAGCAGCGCCGATGCCGAGACGGTGGTGCGCCACACCGGCATCCGCTCTTTGCGCCTCGACATCTCGGCGCAGATCGACGCCTACTTCGCCGGCCACCCCGACGCCACCGCGCTCCAGCGCGGCAACAAGATGGCGCGGGAGCGCATGAGCATCCTCTACGATCGTTCGGCGGCGCTGGGAGCGCTCGTGCTCGGCACCAGCAACAAGACCGAACTCTTCCTGGGCTACGGCACCATCCATGGCGACCTGGCCTCGGCGATCAACCCGATCGGCGACCTCTACAAGACCCAGGTCTGGGCGCTGGCGGCGGCGATGGGGGTTCCCGCCGCGATCGTCGACAAGCACCCCACCGCGGATCTCTGGGAAGGGCAGACCGACGAGAGCGAGCTCGGATTCACCTACGACGAGGTGGACGAGCTGCTGCACTTCATGGTGGAACGGCGCTATCGGCACACCGAGCTGGTGGAGCTCGGTTTCGCTCCGGCCTTCGTCACCCGCGTCGAGGAGCTGGTGACACGCTCACAGTACAAACGCCGGATGCCGCTCATCGCCAAGGTATCCGGGCGCAGCATCACTCACGATTTCCGCTATCCGAGGGATTGGAAGCGCTGA